One genomic segment of Pseudomonas fortuita includes these proteins:
- a CDS encoding acetolactate synthase large subunit, translating to MAKAADVVVQCLENEGVEYVFGIPGEENLDLLESLRKSKIKLVLTRHEQSAGFMAATYGRLTGKTGVSLSTLGPGATNLVTASAYAYLGGMPMMMITGQKPIKKSKQGRFQIIDVCGMMDPITKYTHQFASADNIPARMREAFRLAEEEKPGAVHLELPEDIAAEQTDALPIPRSLHRRPLAEHVAIEAAVEKLQNARNPILVIGAGANRKMTAKVLKQLIDKTGIPFITTQMGKGVVDERHPRFLGNAALSSGDFVHRAVEAADLIINIGHDVIEKPPFFMVRGGTEVIHINFRSAEVDAVYFPQVEVIGDIANAVWQISEALNDTSHWDFTRLLAIREANEAQIAEGADDNRFPVYPQRLVADIRRVLPSEGIVALDNGIYKIWFARNYKAHKPNTVLLDNALATMGAGLPSAMAAHLVHPDRPVISVCGDGGFMMNSQELETAVRLGMHITVVILRDDGYGMIRWKQANMGFTDFGLDYGNPDFVKYAEAYGANGHRVESAEGLLPLLEHCIKTPGVHVIDCPVDYSENDRILNSELRERALAV from the coding sequence ATGGCCAAGGCCGCCGATGTCGTTGTGCAATGCCTGGAAAACGAAGGTGTCGAGTATGTGTTCGGCATTCCCGGTGAGGAAAACCTCGACCTGCTCGAATCCCTGCGCAAGTCGAAGATCAAGCTGGTACTGACCCGCCATGAGCAGTCTGCAGGCTTCATGGCTGCCACCTACGGCCGCCTGACCGGCAAGACCGGCGTCAGCCTGTCCACCCTCGGCCCCGGCGCCACCAACCTGGTCACCGCCAGCGCCTACGCCTACCTGGGCGGCATGCCGATGATGATGATCACCGGCCAGAAGCCGATCAAGAAGTCCAAGCAGGGCCGCTTCCAGATCATTGACGTGTGCGGCATGATGGACCCCATCACCAAGTACACCCACCAGTTTGCCTCGGCCGACAACATCCCGGCCCGCATGCGTGAAGCCTTCCGCCTGGCCGAAGAAGAAAAGCCGGGTGCGGTACACCTGGAACTGCCGGAAGACATCGCCGCCGAGCAGACCGATGCACTGCCGATCCCGCGTAGCCTGCACCGCCGCCCGCTGGCCGAACACGTAGCGATCGAAGCTGCCGTCGAGAAATTGCAGAACGCCCGTAACCCGATCCTGGTGATCGGCGCCGGTGCCAACCGCAAGATGACCGCCAAGGTCCTCAAGCAGCTGATCGACAAGACCGGTATCCCGTTCATCACCACCCAGATGGGTAAAGGCGTGGTCGACGAGCGCCACCCGCGCTTCCTGGGCAACGCTGCGCTGTCGTCGGGTGACTTTGTTCACCGCGCCGTCGAAGCCGCCGACCTGATCATCAACATCGGCCACGACGTGATCGAAAAGCCGCCGTTCTTCATGGTCCGTGGTGGTACCGAAGTCATCCACATCAACTTCCGCTCCGCCGAAGTCGATGCCGTGTACTTCCCGCAGGTCGAAGTGATTGGTGACATCGCCAACGCCGTGTGGCAGATCAGCGAAGCGCTGAACGACACGTCGCACTGGGACTTCACCCGCCTGCTGGCCATCCGTGAAGCCAACGAAGCGCAGATCGCCGAAGGGGCTGACGACAACCGCTTCCCGGTCTACCCGCAGCGCCTGGTAGCCGACATCCGTCGCGTACTGCCGTCCGAAGGCATCGTTGCCCTGGACAACGGCATCTACAAGATCTGGTTCGCCCGTAACTACAAGGCGCACAAACCGAACACCGTGCTGCTGGACAACGCCCTGGCGACCATGGGCGCCGGCCTGCCATCGGCCATGGCGGCACACCTGGTGCACCCTGACCGCCCGGTGATCTCGGTGTGCGGTGACGGCGGCTTCATGATGAACAGCCAGGAGCTGGAAACCGCAGTCCGCCTGGGCATGCACATCACCGTGGTGATCCTGCGTGACGATGGCTACGGCATGATCCGCTGGAAGCAGGCCAACATGGGCTTCACCGATTTTGGCCTGGACTACGGCAACCCGGACTTCGTCAAATACGCCGAAGCCTACGGTGCCAACGGTCACCGCGTGGAAAGTGCCGAAGGCCTGCTGCCACTGCTGGAACACTGCATCAAGACCCCGGGCGTGCACGTGATCGACTGCCCGGTCGATTACAGCGAGAACGACCGCATCCTCAACAGCGAGCTGCGTGAGCGTGCGCTGGCGGTATAA